The following are encoded together in the Vespa crabro chromosome 12, iyVesCrab1.2, whole genome shotgun sequence genome:
- the LOC124428337 gene encoding ranBP-type and C3HC4-type zinc finger-containing protein 1-like, which produces MKDETKEEMKDITRKEINDEKDKSINNVKQRKHLNDENYENEMKMLEREIESNEEEEEEEELEEEELEEKEEEEEEELKEKEEILSGKNNLTKLLKNVNQYVNKNDILNGTNDKEKYKETSYLNCPQCNRILPCRGKGYTICLKTCQHILCRYCISILLQKFIHNEIVELRCPYIEVTKCNALIDEAKDNIEKLVNPNLYKKYLMSLAKELKDNVKSTVVYCITLNCKGWCVIEGDSVDNFLCPICKRNNYINLKANKNEISEDTYENEYIQNERYNELMLLMANDFVPNFEPFECPICLVPYKSQEGLVLKNCLHTFCKTCLANTVLFSDDADVKCPYKDENYSCEGTIQQSEIKAIVKSEDFNKYLRRSIVQAESAAGNSAYHCKTPDCPGWCIYEPYVESFICPVCEKNNCLLCKKIHKVNCTEDMLPAESSDSKSDLLIQLMLNNKNALPCPTCNTIIMKIDGCDAVVCTICKTEICWLTRGPRWGPKGRGDISGGCRCKVNGKCHPNCRNCH; this is translated from the exons atgaaagatgaaacgaaggaagaaatgaaagatataaCGAGAAAAGAGATTAATGACGAAAAAGATAAGAGTATAAATAATGTGAAACAAAGGAAACATTTAAATGACGAAAATTATGAAAACGAGATGAAAatgttagaaagagaaattgaatctaacgaagaagaagaagaagaagaagaattagaagaagaagaattagaagaaaaagaagaagaagaagaagaagaattaaaggaaaaggaggaaattTTAAGTGGAAAAAATAATCTGacgaaattgttaaaaaatgtaaacCAATACGtg aataagaatgatatattaaatggGACGAAtgataaggaaaaatataaggaAACTTCTTATTTAAATTGTCCTCAGTGCAATAGAATATTACCATGTCGTGGCAAGGGTTATACGATTTGTCTCAAAACTTGTCAACATATTCTTTGcag GTATTGTATCTCCATATTATTGCAAAAATTCATACACAATGAGATAGTTGAACTAAGATGTCCATACATCGAAGTAACAAAATGCAATGCATTAATCGATGAagctaaagataatatcgaaaag TTGGTCAATCCgaatctttataaaaaatatttaatgtcaTTGGCCAAAGAGTTAAAAGACAATGTCAAAAGTACAGTGGTTTATTGCATAACACTTAATTGTAAAGGCTGGTGCGTTATAGAAGGTGACAGTGTCGACAATTTTTTATGTCCCATATgcaagagaaataattatataaatttgaaa gccaataaaaatgaaatatcagaAGATACGTATGAAAACGAGTACATTCAAAATGAAAGATACAAcgaattaatgttattaatggcAAATGATTTTGTACCAAACTTTGAACCATTCGAATGTCCAATATGTTTAGTTCCTTATAAATCTCAGGAAGGATTAGTTTTGAAGAATTGTTTACACACATTTTGCAA aacATGCCTCGCAAATACAGTTTTATTTTCTGACGATGCAGACGTGAAGTGTCCGTACAAAGACGAAAATTATTCTTGCGAAGGAACGATACAACAAAGCGAGATTAAAGCG ATAGTAAAATCGGAagattttaacaaatatttaagaagATCGATAGTACAAGCCGAAAGTGCAGCAGGAAATTCCGCTTATCATTGTAAAACACCAGACTGTCCTGGTTGGTGTATTTATGAACCATATGTTGAAAGTTTTATATGTCCTGTATGTGAAAAAAACAATTGTCTTCTATGTAAg aagATACATAAAGTAAATTGTACGGAAGACATGTTACCCGCGGAATCATCAGATTCAAAATCTGATCTTTTAATTCAGCtgatgttaaataataaaaatgcacTTCCTTGTCCCACAtgtaacacaataataatgaaaatagatgGTTGCGATGCAGTTGTATGCACTATATGTAAAACCGAAATATGTTGGTTAACACGAGGACCACGTTGGGGACccaaa GGCCGAGGTGATATTTCTGGTGGTTGCAGGTGCAAAGTGAACGGTAAATGTCATCCAAACTGTCGCAATTGTCATTGA
- the LOC124428380 gene encoding 39S ribosomal protein L10, mitochondrial, with protein MIAFLHKNSITEEEVFELAVPLKRKNMYLKTYGSIILDLALKDTTYKAISLLYQSPFFIIFSPENNVIDLLKILKKFSQVTLIAGILEGKLLSVNDFKYYGEMDLTTAQVSLVQVLQSAGGNNLNQQITHHQSALISRLQQIGTRDVPLNEN; from the exons ATGATAGCTTTTCTtcataaaaattctataaCTGAAGAAGAAGTATTCGAATTAGCTGTtccattgaaaagaaagaatatgtatTTGAAGACATATGGATCTATTATATTAGATTTGGCTTTAAAAGATACAACGTATAAAGCTATAAGTTTATTATACCAATCAcccttttttataatattcagtCCAGAAAACAATGTAATTGATCTTTTGAAGATACTTAAAAAGTTCTCTCAAGTTACTTTAATTG CTGGGATATTAGAAGGAAAGCTTCTGAGCgttaatgattttaaatattatggtGAAATGGATCTTACTACTGCGCAAGTATCATTAGTCCAAGTATTGCAAAGTGCAGGTGGTAATAACTTAAATCAACAAATTACTCATCATCAATCCGCGTTGATTAGTCGATTGCAACAAATCGGTACAAGGGATGTGCCTTTAAATGAGAATTAA